One genomic segment of Brachionichthys hirsutus isolate HB-005 chromosome 13, CSIRO-AGI_Bhir_v1, whole genome shotgun sequence includes these proteins:
- the tert gene encoding telomerase reverse transcriptase → MSSDGMSRAAGVLRSVYQHVQTLDEFADGVVFKEGQRAAAIEESDTDRFKTFVQGIYVCRDQELTQVPSCSQICTLPELMAFILNSMKRKKKRNILVNGYNIQALPREMRNADQFQYQGVVTQSACYIQGSDLWRRATARLGTDVTRYLLESCTLFVAVPPSCVFQVCGAPVHDRVSMATASPCFHLQARSGTLNGASFARYRRAGTVKRPAARKKRSRTDVRAKKRKRKGGTDQEDEEGALTRSNKRRRVGPQEVVQEIQPVCSEAEEGGRPASEEPTPPVKPLKGGAPVSKHRAESQARDGAAGWRSGMYPPPPPTQSFIRTLGILYGRKGMNGFLLNRKVKCADGRRQLQGQDLIRIVFFEGLSYLNGLKKKPKKLPRRFFGMAALFGRLLRQHRRCPYRKILQRMCPLPRAQSPGRGGFGSLLSQRSAPHRVYLFIRECLCAVIPEALWGSHQNRLRFLVRIRIFLHSGKFERLSVAELLWKMKVNDCDWLKISQTGRVPPSELAYRTRILGQFLAWLLDGYVGGLVRALFYVTESLGQKNALRFYKHDVWEKLEDLAFRGHLSKGQLEELTPAQVASLPKSTIISRLRFIPKIDGMRPITRVAGAKTKDSSFRSHLNQSRVRDLFCVLRACVNINPSLLGSTVWGMAEIHNVLRSIAPSQKETAQPLYFVKVDVSGAYESLPHKKLIEVIDQALSLIQDKYFTIRCYSKIWADSYEGLKKTFVRRAYLLEPCGMKGFVMSLQDSGECHHAVLAEQRFCSELRGKEAKQIFIQMLTSSVVQFGKKTYRQCRGIPQGSVISSLLCCLCYGHMENVLFKDMMGRRGCLMRLVDDFLLITPDLYEAEWFLDTLLDGVPEYGLVANPQKVAVNFPLMSRARFCPSIRVLAPRCLFPWCGLLLDSCSLDVYKDYSSYAGMSVRYSLTLGSSHSAGQQMKRKLMAILRLKCHALFLDMKTNSLNAVYKNIYELLLLHAHRFHVCAQSLPFGQTVAKNPAYFLQIIWHMAEYTNHLLRISNKGRSLGNKALTGVVQYEAVELLFCLAFWLVLSKHRRPYRDLLRSLQKRKRRLEQCLGDLRLAMVRQAANPRTAVDFLAKLK, encoded by the exons ATGTCTTCAGACGGCATGTCCCGTGCGGCCGGTGTTCTCCGGTCGGTGTATCAACACGTGCAGACGCTGGACGAGTTCGCGGACGGTGTCGTGTTCAAAGAAGGCCAGAGAGCGGCGGCCATTGAAGAGTCCGACACGGACCGCTTCAAGACCTTCGTTCAGGGCATTTACGTGTGTCGAGATCAGGAACTCACGCAAGTCCCGAGCTGCAGCCAG ATCTGCACGTTGCCTGAACTGATGGCCTTCATTCTAAACAGtatgaagagaaagaaaaaaagaaacatcttgGTAAATGGCTACAACATCCAGGCCCTGCCTCGGGAGATGCGGAACGCAGACCAATTCCAGTACCAAGGGGTCGTGACCCAAAGTGCGTGCTACATCCAGGGCAGCGACCTGTGGAGGAGAGCCACGGCGCGGCTCGGCACAGACGTCACGCGCTACCTGCTGGAGAGCTGCACTCTGTTTGTGGCCGTCCCTCCGTCGTGCGTTTTCCAGGTGTGTGGCGCTCCTGTCCATGACagggtttccatggcaaccgcCTCCCCGTGTTTTCATCTCCAGGCTCGATCCGGGACTCTTAACGGCGCCTCTTTTGCAAGATATCGACGCGCAGGAACGGTGAAAAGACCTGCTGccagaaagaagaggagcagaacagacgTGAGagcgaagaagaggaaaagaaagggaggaacggatcaggaggatgaggagggggctTTAACTCGCTCGAATAAGAGGAGACGGGTCGGACCGCAAGAAGTCGTGCAAGAAATCCAACCGGTTTGCTCTGAAGCGGAGGAGGGGGGACGGCCCGCGTCTGAGGAGCCAACGCCACCTGTGAAGCCTTTAAAAGGTGGCGCTCCGGTGTCCAAACACCGTGCTGAGTCTCAAGCGCGGGACGGAGCAGCCGGCTGGAGATCGGGGATGTACCCCCCTCCGCCTCCCACGCAATCTTTTATCCGCACCCTTGGAATCCTGTATGGAAGAAAGGGCATGAAcggcttcctcttaaacaggAAGGTGAAGTGTGCCGACGGCCGCCGGCAGCTGCAAGGGCAGGATTTGATACGGATAGTCTTCTTTGAAGGACTTTCGTATCTAAACGGTCTGAAAAAGAAGCCCAAAAAACTCCCCCGGCGCTTCTTCGGCATGGCCGCCTTGTTCGGTCGGCTGTTGCGCCAACACAGGCGATGTCCTTACCGCAAAATACTCCAGCGGATGTGCCCGCTGCCGAGGGCCCAAAGTCCAGGTCGGGGGGGTTTCGGCTCCCTGTTGTCTCAGCGCTCTGCACCTCACCGGGTCTACCTTTTCATCAGAGAATGCCTCTGCGCTGTCATTCCCGAGGCGCTGTGGGGCTCCCATCAGAATCGCCTTCGCTTCCTGGTCAGGATCCGGATCTTCTTGCACAGCGGGAAGTTCGAGAGGCTCTCCGTGGCCGAGCTGCTGTGGAAGATGAAGGTCAACGACTGCGATTGGTTGAAGATCAGTCAGACGG GCCGGGTCCCGCCGAGTGAGCTCGCCTACCGGACGCGGATCCTGGGTCAGTTCCTGGCTTGGCTTCTCGATGGCTATGTGGGGGGCCTGGTTCGAGCCCTCTTCTATGTCACAGAGAGTCTGGGCCAGAAGAACGCCCTCAGGTTCTACAAGCATGACGTTTGGGAAAAGCTGGAGGACCTTGCCTTCAG AGGGCACCTCTCCAAGGGTCAGCTGGAAGAGTTGACTCCGGCCCAGGTGGCTTCCCTCCCTAAATCCACCATCATCTCCCGCCTCCGCTTCATTCCCAAGATTGATGGCATGAGGCCCATCACGCGAGTCGCCGGCGCCAAAACGAAG GATTCGTCTTTTCGCTCGCACCTGAACCAAAGCCGCGTCCGGGACTTGTTTTGTGTGCTGCGGGCCTGCGTGAACATCAACCCGTCCCTCCTGGGCTCTACCGTGTGGGGGATGGCAGAGATCCACAACGTACTGCGCTCGATAGCGCCGAGCCAGAAAGAGACGGCCCAACCGCTCTACTTTGTTAAA GTGGATGTGAGCGGCGCCTATGAAAGTCTGCCTCATAAGAAACTCATTGAAGTGATTGACCAGGCTCTATCACTAATCCAAGATAAATACTTTACCATTCGCTGTTACTCCAAGATCTGGGCTGATTCCTACGAAGGGCTGAAGAAAACCTTTGTCAGACGG GCATATTTACTGGAACCCTGCGGCATGAAAGGGTTCGTGATGTCTTTGCAGGACAGTGGAGAATGTCACCACGCTGTGCTGGCCGAGCAG CGTTTCTGCTCAGAACTTCGTGGCAAAGAGGCAAAGCAGATCTTCATCCAAATGTTAACCAGTAGTGTCGTTCAGTTTGGGAAGAA AACATACCGTCAGTGCAGAGGGATTCCTCAGGGCTCGGTCATTTCCAGTCTGCTCTGCTGTCTTTGCTACGGCCACATGGAGAACGTCCTGTTCAAAGACATGATGGGAAGGAGAGG ATGTTTGATGAGACTGGTGGACGACTTCCTTTTGATCACCCCAGACTTGTATGAAGCAGAATGGTTCCTCGA CACACTGCTGGACGGGGTCCCGGAGTACGGTCTTGTGGCCAACCCGCAGAAGGTGGCGGTCAACTTTCCGCTGATGAGTCGCGCCAGGTTTTGTCCCAGCATTCGGGTGCTAGCGCCTCGCTGTCTCTTCCCTTGGTGTGGGCTGCTGTTGGACAGCTGCTCACTCGACGTCTACAAAGACTATTCCAG CTATGCTGGCATGTCTGTGCGCTACAGCCTGACTTTGGGCTCTTCCCACTCAGCTGGACAACAAATGAAGAGGAAACTGATGGCTATCCTCAGACTCAAATGCCATGCCTTATTCTTGGATATGAAG ACCAATTCTCTTAACGCAGTCTACAAGAACATctatgagctgctgctgcttcatgcaCACAG GTTCCATGTGTGTGCTCAGAGTTTGCCCTTTGGACAGACTGTTGCTAAGAACCCTGCGTACTTCCTGCAAATCATTTGGCACATGGCTGAGTACACCAATCATCTCCTCAGgatcagcaacaaag GACGCTCTTTAGGAAATAAGGCTCTGACGGGCGTTGTGCAGTACGAAGCGGTGGAGCTGCTGTTCTGTCTGGCCTTCTGGCTGGTGTTGTCCAAACACCGCCGTCCTTATAGAGATCTACTCCGAAGCCTGCAGAAAC GCAAGCGCAGGCTGGAGCAGTGTCTGGGGGACCTGAGGCTGGCCATGGTCCGACAGGCCGCCAACCCCAGGACCGCAGTTGACTTCTTGGCCAAGTTGAAGTAG